A section of the Mesotoga sp. UBA6090 genome encodes:
- a CDS encoding HEAT repeat domain-containing protein, giving the protein MNPKEIRKMLQAIEEEIFLRAEMNLKEMLDSPSAYVRARALKSASDREMKIENIESFLEDPSPEVRKNAVASMAKAGEGRDTILKALDDPSDLVRSTTVKELTEFGYEDEELARRIAADPSKKVRKTFVIALAEAGESELLKEFDEDPSSDIRRILAAFNGELELKEEELSSLSRKFQKIALLSKLGQRNSSTAERMLVLLKDFRAANIKQTLVEAFESFPEEISLPALRKLIESEDRTVAIAALKTCRKIKGYDVSLLKAAERFMDSEDEEIRFVGAQYVKGLVEPSAVEILHAGLEDPSDRVRAVCIEALANLMDHSIEDVIDESLMSTSSRLKKASLRAIKKLKTIDTGDHVGRILSNRKEELQTRILASSVAGLLKLDGLLPHLEGIVLDASNESRLRLASARAMARINPSRLADLFGFTV; this is encoded by the coding sequence ATGAATCCAAAAGAAATAAGAAAGATGCTTCAGGCAATTGAAGAGGAGATTTTCTTAAGAGCCGAAATGAATCTGAAAGAGATGCTGGATTCACCTTCGGCATATGTTAGGGCCAGGGCTCTGAAGTCTGCCTCCGATAGAGAGATGAAGATAGAGAATATCGAATCCTTTCTGGAAGATCCATCTCCCGAAGTCAGGAAAAACGCTGTTGCTTCAATGGCAAAAGCTGGTGAGGGTCGCGACACGATACTCAAAGCCTTAGATGATCCATCAGACCTGGTTCGTAGTACAACGGTAAAGGAGCTAACTGAGTTTGGCTATGAAGATGAAGAACTGGCGAGGAGAATTGCCGCAGATCCTTCAAAGAAGGTTAGAAAGACTTTCGTAATAGCTCTTGCAGAAGCTGGAGAGAGCGAACTTCTCAAAGAGTTTGACGAGGATCCCAGCAGTGACATTCGAAGAATTCTGGCAGCCTTCAATGGAGAACTCGAACTGAAAGAAGAGGAACTCTCTTCTCTATCAAGAAAATTTCAGAAAATTGCTTTGCTTTCAAAATTGGGCCAGCGGAATTCGAGTACTGCTGAAAGAATGCTTGTTCTTCTAAAAGACTTTCGTGCCGCCAATATTAAGCAAACCCTGGTCGAGGCTTTTGAGTCTTTCCCTGAAGAGATTTCGCTTCCTGCACTAAGAAAGCTCATCGAATCCGAGGATAGAACCGTTGCAATAGCTGCTCTGAAGACCTGTAGAAAGATCAAAGGATATGATGTTTCTCTACTGAAGGCTGCAGAAAGGTTCATGGATTCGGAAGATGAAGAGATTAGGTTCGTTGGTGCTCAATATGTCAAGGGTTTGGTTGAGCCTTCCGCAGTTGAGATTCTCCATGCTGGACTGGAGGATCCTTCTGACAGAGTGAGAGCCGTGTGTATTGAGGCTCTGGCTAATCTCATGGATCATTCTATTGAGGACGTGATCGACGAGTCGCTCATGTCGACATCATCGAGGCTAAAGAAGGCATCGTTGAGAGCAATTAAGAAACTCAAGACCATAGACACGGGAGACCACGTTGGAAGGATTCTTTCTAACAGAAAAGAGGAGCTTCAGACAAGAATACTCGCTTCTTCAGTAGCAGGTCTTCTTAAACTGGACGGTCTTCTCCCGCATCTTGA
- a CDS encoding PulJ/GspJ family protein, whose translation MKKGISLIEMVVSLAVSALLLISIFKIVNLSLAMSFSIVKETKAYMALSRTFDVIERDLNRSVGNFSWGTSFISFDVIVDGQYKRIRYYVSGNRIMRRSGNSYNTVTEFRKSAGFFEEKGIVRFIIDEKEILIRTEGG comes from the coding sequence ATGAAGAAGGGAATCTCTCTGATTGAGATGGTTGTTTCTCTTGCTGTATCAGCGTTGCTGCTAATATCTATTTTCAAGATAGTGAACTTGTCACTGGCGATGTCATTCAGCATAGTGAAAGAAACGAAGGCCTACATGGCTCTATCCAGAACCTTCGATGTTATTGAAAGAGATCTCAACCGTTCAGTCGGGAACTTTTCGTGGGGGACCTCCTTCATTAGCTTCGACGTTATTGTTGACGGTCAGTACAAGAGAATCAGATATTACGTTTCCGGTAACAGAATAATGAGAAGATCCGGTAACTCATATAACACGGTGACTGAATTTCGAAAGTCGGCCGGCTTTTTTGAAGAAAAAGGGATAGTCAGATTTATTATTGATGAAAAAGAAATCCTGATTAGGACTGAAGGTGGATGA